A genomic region of Rhizomicrobium sp. contains the following coding sequences:
- a CDS encoding triple tyrosine motif-containing protein: MGFCLKVIVLGWLLWVAAVADCRALDNTRAIDQFQHMAWSTGDGAPPDIWALAQGPDGFLWLGTGAGLYRFDGVTFERIQPADNGQFPSMDITSVATRSAGDVWIGYYAGGVSRLRDGHLTNFTVQQGFPAGRVFGIAIEASSVVWAAAKQGLARYDGRRWQTVGSDWNFPPGGAQYLMISHDGTLWVTTDKSILCLRPHARRFQTVLEPALARARPVETLDGTIWISEQSAGIFALTGPGGRLLDRPSPVPAGSGRDILRAKSLLFDRDGVLWASDADRGGIFRVVHPSAHAGALQRADISDVFNQKSGLTADIAVPLLEDSERDIWVGTNLGLDRFRDIAFTPIKQIPDPLGSGYAFGREPDGSILIASGVGLFHARSTQAIDRGITLPLIVGSVVVDPKGPIWLAGLNRDFKSRLVARLDGDRLTPVPLPGTIPADSTEVLTEDSNGSLLVAFRPYGIMRYKDGAWSPLQARPTLPSQGYGKVLRDRRGRLWIGYSTGVAALVDHGTARFFSARDGLSVGTITTIDDVDGAVWIGGEEGLARFDGERFETIGAKRIAPFRGITGIVVSGDDAVWLNGIFGIVRVNRHDFLRALRDRDYQLPWRQFDYRDGVVGAAQQGIAHTALAGADGTLWFITNHGIVTADPRRLRLNTKPPPVSILGLVADDRAFPLAGAALPPGTGDIRIDYAGVSLPVPERVRFRYMLEGLDRDWTDAGARRQAFFTNLSPGDYRFRVIAANDDGVWNTTGAALSFTVQPAFYQTKTFYALCGVLLLCALWLLYTLRLRQVTARLTGMLEERLRERERIARELHDTLLQGVHGLILEFQAIANRIPAQEPMHQQMEGVLERADNVLIEGRESVHDLRVAGENRDLANDLKDAAAELSPSGTPDCRILQRSQPRRLHPVIHEEILKIGREALINACRHANAAAIEVELSYRRGRFRLCVRDDGAGIADEVLVRGGREGHYGLKGMRERAERIQSVLTITTALSIGTEIELVVPARIAYARPVRAAAWPSPLRRVLGL; encoded by the coding sequence ATGGGCTTCTGCCTGAAAGTAATCGTCTTGGGATGGCTGCTCTGGGTCGCCGCCGTCGCCGATTGCCGGGCGCTCGACAACACGCGCGCCATCGATCAGTTCCAGCACATGGCCTGGTCGACAGGTGACGGCGCGCCGCCCGATATCTGGGCACTCGCGCAAGGCCCCGATGGCTTCCTCTGGCTGGGCACGGGCGCCGGGCTTTATCGCTTCGACGGTGTTACGTTCGAACGCATCCAGCCGGCGGATAACGGTCAGTTCCCGTCGATGGACATCACCTCTGTCGCCACGCGGTCCGCGGGCGATGTTTGGATCGGCTATTACGCCGGCGGGGTGAGCCGGCTCAGGGACGGACACCTGACGAATTTCACCGTCCAGCAAGGCTTCCCCGCGGGACGGGTCTTCGGGATCGCGATCGAGGCGTCCAGCGTGGTCTGGGCGGCGGCCAAGCAGGGTTTGGCGCGCTATGACGGAAGGCGGTGGCAGACCGTCGGCAGCGACTGGAATTTTCCGCCTGGTGGCGCCCAGTACCTGATGATTTCGCATGACGGAACGCTTTGGGTGACGACGGACAAATCGATCCTTTGCCTGAGACCGCATGCGCGGCGCTTCCAGACCGTGCTGGAGCCTGCCCTGGCGCGGGCCCGGCCGGTCGAGACCCTCGACGGAACGATCTGGATCTCCGAACAGTCCGCCGGCATCTTCGCGCTCACGGGACCGGGCGGGCGGCTGCTCGATCGGCCGTCACCCGTCCCCGCAGGATCGGGGCGAGACATCCTGCGCGCGAAATCGCTCCTCTTCGACCGGGATGGCGTCCTTTGGGCCAGCGATGCCGATCGCGGCGGCATCTTCCGGGTCGTGCATCCCTCGGCACATGCCGGCGCGCTGCAGCGGGCCGATATCAGCGATGTCTTCAATCAGAAAAGCGGATTGACGGCGGATATCGCCGTGCCGCTTCTTGAAGATTCGGAGCGCGATATCTGGGTCGGCACAAATCTGGGCTTGGACAGGTTCCGCGACATCGCCTTCACGCCGATCAAGCAGATACCGGATCCGCTGGGTTCGGGCTATGCCTTCGGCCGCGAACCGGACGGGTCGATCCTGATCGCCAGCGGCGTGGGGCTGTTTCATGCGAGAAGCACGCAGGCCATTGACCGCGGAATCACACTCCCGCTCATCGTTGGCAGCGTCGTCGTGGACCCGAAAGGCCCAATCTGGCTGGCTGGCCTCAACCGCGATTTCAAATCCCGGCTCGTCGCGCGCCTCGACGGCGATCGGCTGACGCCCGTTCCGTTGCCCGGCACGATCCCGGCCGACAGCACCGAAGTGCTGACCGAAGATTCCAACGGCAGCCTTCTCGTCGCGTTCCGTCCCTATGGCATCATGCGGTACAAGGACGGCGCATGGTCGCCGCTGCAGGCGCGGCCTACCTTGCCGTCTCAAGGCTACGGCAAAGTGCTGCGCGACCGTCGGGGCCGCCTTTGGATCGGCTATTCGACCGGCGTTGCCGCGCTCGTCGACCACGGTACGGCGCGATTCTTTTCCGCCCGCGACGGACTGTCGGTGGGAACCATCACGACCATCGACGATGTGGATGGTGCCGTCTGGATCGGCGGCGAAGAGGGGCTGGCGCGATTCGACGGCGAGCGGTTCGAAACGATCGGCGCCAAACGGATTGCGCCGTTCCGGGGCATCACGGGCATCGTGGTCTCCGGCGACGATGCGGTATGGCTGAACGGCATTTTCGGCATCGTGCGCGTGAACCGGCACGACTTTCTAAGGGCGTTGCGCGATCGGGATTACCAGCTTCCCTGGCGCCAGTTTGACTACCGCGACGGTGTCGTCGGGGCGGCCCAACAGGGCATCGCGCATACGGCGTTGGCGGGCGCGGACGGCACGCTCTGGTTCATCACCAACCACGGCATCGTGACCGCCGATCCGCGCCGCCTGCGTCTGAACACAAAGCCGCCGCCCGTCTCGATCCTTGGCCTCGTCGCCGACGACAGGGCGTTTCCGCTTGCCGGAGCGGCCCTGCCGCCGGGAACGGGTGATATCCGTATCGACTATGCCGGCGTCAGCCTGCCGGTGCCGGAGCGTGTTCGTTTCCGCTACATGCTGGAGGGGCTGGACAGGGACTGGACCGATGCGGGCGCGCGTCGGCAGGCGTTTTTCACCAATCTTTCGCCGGGCGATTACCGCTTCCGGGTCATCGCCGCGAACGATGACGGCGTCTGGAATACGACCGGTGCCGCGCTTTCCTTCACCGTGCAGCCGGCCTTCTACCAGACGAAGACTTTCTACGCGCTCTGCGGGGTGCTTCTGCTGTGCGCGCTCTGGCTTCTCTATACGTTGCGTCTCAGGCAGGTGACGGCGCGACTGACGGGCATGCTCGAGGAGCGGCTCCGGGAGCGCGAACGCATCGCGCGCGAGCTCCACGACACGCTGCTGCAAGGCGTGCATGGCCTGATCCTGGAATTTCAGGCCATCGCAAACCGCATCCCCGCGCAGGAGCCGATGCATCAACAGATGGAGGGCGTGCTCGAACGCGCGGACAATGTCCTTATCGAAGGCCGCGAAAGCGTCCACGATCTGCGCGTGGCCGGCGAAAATCGGGATCTCGCGAACGATCTGAAGGACGCCGCGGCCGAGCTGTCGCCCTCGGGAACGCCCGATTGCAGGATTTTGCAGCGCAGCCAGCCCCGCCGCCTGCATCCGGTCATCCACGAGGAAATCCTAAAGATCGGCCGCGAGGCGCTCATCAATGCCTGCCGGCACGCGAATGCAGCCGCTATCGAGGTCGAACTGTCCTATCGGCGCGGACGATTCCGGTTGTGCGTGCGCGACGACGGCGCCGGCATCGCGGACGAGGTGCTGGTGCGCGGCGGGCGGGAGGGCCATTATGGCCTCAAGGGGATGCGCGAGCGCGCGGAACGGATACAGTCCGTCCTCACGATCACCACCGCGCTCTCGATCGGGACGGAGATCGAATTGGTCGTTCCGGCCCGAATCGCTTATGCGCGACCGGTGCGCGCGGCGGCTTGGCCGTCGCCGCTGAGACGTGTTCTGGGACTCTGA